A window from Podospora bellae-mahoneyi strain CBS 112042 chromosome 1 map unlocalized CBS112042p_1, whole genome shotgun sequence encodes these proteins:
- a CDS encoding uncharacterized protein (MEROPS:MER0001367; EggNog:ENOG503NU0A; COG:S), which yields MDPVWTARLVGSRSHIHPGGFHVTELFFEVPLNYARPGDGTIRLFARSISRPEKTIPGLCKPADEPIKPYLVYLEGGPGFGGPEPRSHPVSNRALDAGYTVLYVDYRGTGMSNPIHTDLVLKQGDVNQQVEYLKLFRANSIVRDLEAIRLCLTESWKPEYQTWSIFGQSFGGFVCLSYLSKYPQGLREVFMTGGLAPVERQPLEVYSALYRKVIQRNEAYYSKYPEDEANVARIASYLTTNKADIHLPGGGTFTVHRLLGLGMAFGGHGGLDTVHNLVVKLISDLDQFNYFTTPTLMALEREVPFDSNPVYAILHESIYCSRGVASNWAALNAARKFENFFFWTQSDHSQLSLPVDGMVRVYFSGEMVFPQFFDTYPTLRPLKPAAEALARYSQWEEDLYDEEQLRRNEVPVYAVSYIDDMYVDIGAARETAALVKGIKVHETNQLHHNAIRAKGDEVLGMLFKLRDDTLD from the exons ATGGATCCTGTTTGGACTGCGCGTCTGGTCGGCAGCCGGTCACATATTCATCCCG GCGGTTTTCATGTGACTGAGCTGTTCTTCGAGGTCCCGTTGAACTATGCTCGCCCGGGAGACGGAACCATTCGGCTCTTTGCCCGCAGCATAAGCCGGCCGGAGAAGACTATTCCAGGACTCTGCAAACCGGCGGATGAGCCCATAAAGCCGTACCTGGTCTACCTTGAAGGTGGCCCAGGCTTTGGTGGCCCTGAGCCCCGAAGCCATCCCGTTTCCAACCGTGCCTTGGACGCCGGATACACGGTGCTTTATGTCGACTACCGCGGAACCGGAATGAGCAACCCCATCCACACAGACCTCGTCCTCAAACAGGGGGACGTCAACCAGCAGGTCGAGTACCTGAAGCTCTTCCGCGCCAACAGCATCGTGCGAGACCTTGAAGCGATCCGGCTTTGTCTGACCGAGTCCTGGAAGCCAGAGTATCAAACATGGTCCATTTTTGGGCAGTCATTCGGCGGCTTCGTCTGTCTGTCATACTTGTCCAAGTACCCCCAAGGCCTTAGAGAGGTTTTCATGACCGGCGGTCTGGCCCCTGTCGAGCGCCAACCTCTAGAAGTGTATTCCGCCCTCTATAGAAAGGTCATCCAGCGAAACGAAGCCTACTACAGCAAATATCCTGAAGACGAGGCGAACGTCGCCCGAATCGCATCATACCTGACCACGAACAAAGCCGATATCCACCTTCCCGGAGGTGGTACTTTTACAGTCCACCGTCTGCTCGGTCTCGGCATGGCCTTTGGTGGCCACGGAGGTCTAGATACTGTACACAATCTAGTAGTCAAGCTCATTTCCGACCTGGATCAGTTCAACTACTTTACCACTCCGACACTGATGGCACTTGAGCGTGAGGTCCCTTTTGACAGCAACCCTGTCTACGCCATTCTACACGAGAGCATCTATTGCTCCAGGGGCGTAGCGTCCAACTGGGCGGCCCTGAATGCAGCTCGCAAGTTTGAaaacttcttcttttggaCGCAATCTGATCATAGCCAGTTGTCTTTGCCAGTGGATGGAATGGTCAGAGTTTACTTCTCGGGTGAGATGGTTTTCCCTCAGTTCTTTGACACGTATCCCACCTTGAGGCCGCTCAAGCCCGCGGCGGAAGCGTTGGCGAGATATTCTCAGTGGGAGGAAGATCTGTACGATGAAGAGCAGCTGCGCCGTAACGAAGTACCTGTGTACGCCGTGAGCTATATTGACGACATGTACGTTGACATCGGGGCAGCGAGGGAGACGGCCGCGTTGGTCAAGGGGATCAAGGTCCATGAGACGAACCAGCTTCATCACAATGCCATCCGGGCAAAAGGGGACGAGGTGCTAGGGATGCTGTTTAAGTTGAGGGATGATACCCTGGATTAG
- a CDS encoding uncharacterized protein (EggNog:ENOG503P1QF), translated as MTHGMSAAILIQTLTESFAALADEVQSLIDRKTILEHKLRYAHEQQFQYLADKHAVPDVSKTLAKLQIPPDLHLLATATSAVPLPKRGLDGNNQHQIALLIREGRKAANQLAIAMTDAVQFARSGQDTPLSLGMEGLTAASTVLEKDFTVHGRKGSLACPFSTKLNQNGIPHGHHDEQVDGSQDLAGGAGADPTPHKSTDPICAAMLEDAVPSPTAAAAASKCPIRFLDKHSPEEIAHYVETHKHEIPRSHEVCVRRYQRNEEQIRKLDAKYGNLVSMVEDLSHLHRPMLPPAAGNDKTRVGSTSSNKRVEDWAQTIVAADPDIQDNEMPPTPHDEEGDRENRFDRNFREVRVGESPTRPWGIPVPIQAGLRPQDIPPVRSSSPVPPMRTEAPAVAPEVKAEPKKCPFDHSKMGFKTQMKPHPPTADPNLNAGHNLNTSSLPLKYQQELPSSPPQPPFVNLPESVKPAAPTSGDKGADRPPQIVYNFNGPVFIGYPMEQAMQLMQQWQQQKQ; from the exons ATGACCCATGGGATGTCTGCCGCAATTCTCATTCAGACTCTGACCGAGTCCTTCGCCGCCCTTGCAGACGAAGTTCAGTCGCTGATTGATCGCAAAACCATCTTGGAGCACAAGCTGCGCTACGCCCATGAACAG CAGTTTCAATATCTCGCCGACAAGCATGCAGTACCAGACGTGTCCAAGACTCTAGCAAAACTCCAAATACCACCAGATTTACATCTACTTGCGACGGCAACGTCAGCTGTGCCTTTGCCAAAACGTGGACTTGACGGGAACAACCAGCACCAAATCGCGCTGCTCATCAGAGAGGGACGCAAAGCCGCAAACCAGCTTGCTATCGCCATGACCGACGCAGTCCAGTTTGCCAGGTCAGGTCAAGACACTCCGCTGTCGCTAGGAATGGAAGGGTTGACGGCTGCGTCAACGGTCCTGGAAAAGGACTTTACCGTTCATGGGAGAAAGGGCTCCCTAGCGTGCCCCTTCTCGACCAAGCTGAATCAAAACGGCATACCTCATGGTCACCACGATGAGCAGGTCGACGGCTCCCAGGACCTTGCTGGCGGCGCCGGTGCTGATCCCACGCCTCACAAGTCAACTGATCCCATATGCGCCGCCATGCTTGAAGATGCCGTGCCCAGTCCCAcggccgccgctgctgcctccAAATGTCCGATCCGTTTCCTAGACAAGCACTCGCCTGAAGAAATTGCGCACTACGTGGAGACCCACAAGCATGAGATTCCCCGAAGCCATGAGGTCTGCGTTAGGAGGTATCAGCGGAACGAAGAGCAGATAAGAAAGCTCGACGCTAAGTATGGTAACCTCGTGAGCATGGTCGAAGACTTGAGCCACTTGCACCGCCCCATGTTACCTCCTGCTGCCGGGAACGACAAGACCAGGGTGGGCAGCACCTCGTCGAATAAGAGAGTAGAGGACTGGGCCCAGACGATTGTTGCTGCCGATCCCGACATCCAGGATAACGAGATGCCACCGACGCCTCatgacgaggaaggggatcGGGAGAATAGATTTGACCGCAACTTCCGCGAGGTCCGTGTGGGCGAGTCGCCGACTAGACCTTGGGGAATTCCTGTGCCTATCCAAGCTGGCCTGCGACCACAAGATATACCTCCTGTCCGCAGCTCATCGCCCGTCCCTCCGATGAGAACAGAGGCCCCGGCAGTTGCGCCAGAAGTCAAAGCGGAACCTAAGAAGTGTCCTTTTGACCATAGCAAGATGGGATTCAAAACCCAAATGAAACCGCATCCTCCGACGGCAGACCCGAATCTCAACGCTGGCCATAATTTGAACACATCCTCCTTACCGCTTAAGTACCAGCAGGAGTTGCCTTCGAGTCCGCCCCAGCCACCGTTTGTCAACCTCCCCGAGTCTGTCAAACCTGCCGCCCCAACATCGGGCGACAAAGGCGCCGATCGGCCGCCGCAGATTGTGTATAACTTCAACGGGCCGGTGTTCATTGGGTATCCGATGGAACAGGCCATGCAGCTTATGCAACAGTGGCAGCAACAGAAACAATAG
- a CDS encoding uncharacterized protein (EggNog:ENOG503NXYG; COG:S), with product MAGAASASNIDAAAEHSGSGNGSGSRSPNAVARPSVISNGEGSSSSPATGAELTSGSGPGSRSASASVPGSGSVRTLEDVMKEPSTSVPDVVVLNAVPEPRLRRDTLDPKEDLWMSTADGRYSSPIIPLKVGSSPHIETFYVHKHILIKYEYFEKALCGPFKESETQSIELPEEDPAIFHFLVSYFYEGRYDPIKPLAAVLIADQPKGKDPEHEISHPATTSANLNTGADSDSDRSLSSLESDVSTISRRRRDRRIRRAERQYERLRQKHPGHHRTNCPCPSCSNVQTGPACWSCRAPRMPPPPHPPPGAIHPNVLLMNMNGVPGPGRPPPPPPPPPPGHPAHHRRRNANRRGPLPPPPPPPPPPLPPSANTNPNPRLPTPADLQTWLLTYNLSLSVYISASKFLLEPLKRCVARHIIDLLESAGPDCASLELLYSCSTLYTNLPSYDPLLKMIFARVAFLQCWKLPTEGGDGDRYLVENPEIAALLLKEMASRTEDGGLGGTSWMVMGADGGRMLPSMERVGDGWADGVRNGGGINGGGTGWMVQNGGGGGGHHGGGGHHHNHPLPPPGPLGNHQGYGGWNGGGGQVQGQVMYGHHNWPGRR from the exons GGGGCGGCTAGCGCCTCCAACATAGACGCAGCCGCAGAGCACAGCGGAAGTGGGAACGGCAGTGGTAGCAGAAGCCCCAACGCTGTCGCAAGGCCCAGTGTGATTAGCAATGGCGAGGGTAGTTCCTCTTCGCCTGCCACCGGAGCAGAATTAACATCGGGCTCCGGCCCGGGGTCTCGgtcggcatcggcatcg gtgCCGGGATCTGGATCAGTTCGGACCCTAGAGGACGTCATGAAAGAGCCATCCACCAGTGTTcctgatgttgttgtcctAAACGCTGTGCCCGAACCTCGTCTGCGTCGGGATACACTGGACCCGAAAGAAGACCTCTGGATGTCCACGGCCGATGG TCGATATAGCTCACCTATCATCCCCTTGAAAGTTGGCTCATCGCCGCACATAGAGACCTTCTAC GTGCACAAGCACATCCTGATCAAGTATGAGTACTTTGAAAAGGCACTGTGCGGACCTTTCAAGGAGTCTGAGACCCAGTCTATTGAGCTCCCGGAGGAAGACCCAGCCATCTTCCACTTCCTGGTGTCATACTTCTACGAAGGGCGATATGACCCCATCAAGCCGCTAGCCGCCGTGTTGA TTGCCGACCAACCCAAAGGCAAAGACCCCGAACATGAAATCTCCCACCCGGCCACCACTtccgccaacctcaacaccggcGCCGACTCAGACTCGGaccgctccctctcctccctcgaatCAGACGTCAGCACCATCTCCCGCCGGCGCCGCGACCGCCGCATCCGCCGAGCCGAACGCCAGTACGAACGCCTCCGTCAAAAACACCCCGGCCACCACCGCACAAACTGCCCATGCCCCTCCTGCAGCAACGTCCAAACCGGCCCCGCATGCTGGTCCTGCCGAGCACCCCGTATgccacccccccctcaccctcccccagGCGCCATCCACCCCAACGTCCTTCTCATGAACATGAACGGCGTCCCCGGCCCAggccgaccaccaccaccaccaccaccaccaccaccaggccacccagcccaccaccgccgccgcaacGCCAACCGTCGTggtccccttccccctcctccccctccaccaccaccccccctccccccctcagcaaacaccaaccccaaccctcgcctccccacTCCAGCCGACCTCCAAACCTGGCTGTTGACTtacaacctctccctctcggTGTACATCTCCGCGTCTAAATTCCTCCTCGAACCGCTAAAACGCTGCGTGGCCCGTCACATCATCGATCTCCTTGAATCCGCCGGCCCAGACTGCGCTTCCCTCGAGCTGTTGTACTCGTGTTCGACCCTCtacaccaacctcccctcttacgaccccctcctcaagatGATTTTCGCCAGGGTGGCCTTTCTCCAGTGCTGGAAACTTCCTACTGAAGGTGGGGACGGGGACAGGTACCTGGTTGAAAATCCCGAGATTGCCGCTTTGCTGCtgaaggagatggcgagcaggacggaggatgggggtttgggggggacAAGTTGGATGGTCATGGGGGCGGATGGGGGAAGGATGCTGCCTTcgatggagagggttggggatgggtgggCGGATGGGGTTAGGAATGGTGGGGGGATCAACGGAGGGGGAACGGGGTGGATGGTGCAgaatgggggagggggaggggggcaccatggtggggggggacaTCATCACAATCatccgctgccgccgcctggGCCGCTGGGGAATCATCAGGGTTATGGGGGGTGgaatggaggagggggacagGTGCAGGGGCAGGTTATGTATGGGCACCATAATTGGCCTGGGAGGAGgtag
- a CDS encoding uncharacterized protein (COG:L; EggNog:ENOG503NYVK) yields the protein MVSDETYEICLPILQDLTLEDEDKTDKLEEVLREKTTLRDQALENAILDALWRFRDGGGTATSPPSIRQTILRRPSPAPWRGSGTPLSGSPRLGVSPLAPPGFMPTPFSRAKSVTASPFGSPRPSPRLAFAAPVPHSPSLNAYRFNDEPPSQEVFGDYQSDNVDWLVSDDAASVTSSIGNASGLNVAAPEFVSTRQETDMSPYDMLRTILGPTKTDDEISAALAMHGYDLGATVQAIMETQMQDNLAMAAQAEEARVTIGRSLTPDNRPSTPGDQQKTGVICKFYLSTGSCLRADCRFSHDLSSHICKYWVAGNCLAGSTCIFSHDPAHLANRLHIDGSDIPPTQHTTVNLQDYSSFPALQPGTPEQLPIFAAAGNYPALGVTPPPGFKGHHGYANDRPRSRPGSRHQQKEATQPVPSPDDADAFPSLGAALAKQGKKHHGKRGGHGHGHKENFPPSTLADIVKMSPSPTPSQQSRKMARNGSSTSIRNGENSAAAQAIPNPKHIPWLETGEKANKAYLKARQEAIKHGGLRNKFLQSAAQAWNRNDARAAKALSLRGQSENDLMRRAHREAADQLYKERNKDRANCPEIYVDLHGLHPEEAVEYLEKVLMENISEVRPIYAITGTGHHSKNGKDKVGKAVRSFLNEWRYAYREFSVPGDRNSTGGILGIDARSWDRSLSKDGATHAKKDGGGGEGGEKEDVDILSQGVEIGEGKVKLLVRDTSVAKEPPKGPARR from the exons ATGGTTTCTGACGAGACCTACGAGATCTGCCTCCCGATCCTTCAAGACCTTACcctggaagatgaggataAGACCGACAAGCTCGAGGAGGTCTTGAGGGAAAAGACAACGCTGAGGGACCAGGCGCTAGAAAATGCAATATTAGACGCCCTCTGGCGATTtcgagatggaggtgggacggcaacatcaccgccgTCTATACGGCAGACCATCTTGCGGCGTCCTTCACCGGCCCCCTGGCGCGGCTCCGGAACCCCACTGTCGGGCTCACCGCGCTTGGGTGTTAGCCCCCTTGCCCCGCCAGGATTCATGCCGACCCCTTTCAGTCGGGCCAAGTCCGTAACGGCCTCCCCCTTCGGCTCGCCGAGACCGTCTCCGAGGCTGGCCTTTGCCGCTCCCGTGCCTCACAGCCCAAGCTTGAATGCGTACCGTTTCAACGATGAGCCGCCCTCTCaggaggtttttggcgaCTACCAGTCTGACAATGTGGACTGGCTGGTGAGCGATGATGCCGCCAGTGTAACCTCGTCAATCGGCAACGCCAGTGGCCTGAACGTGGCGGCTCCCGAGTTCGTATCCACGCGCCAGGAGACAGATATGAGCCCGTACGACATGCTGCGCACGATCCTAGGACCTACCAAGACCGATGATGAGATTAGTGCTGCCCTTGCCATGCATGGCTACGATCTTGGTGCCACTGTCCAGGCCATCATGGAGACACAAATGCAAGACAACCTCGCTATGGCCgcccaggccgaggaggctcGAGTGACTATCGGGAGGTCACTGACTCCCGACAACCGACCGTCGACCCCAGGAGACCAGCAAAAGACGGGTGTCATTTGCAAGTTTTATCTGTCCACCGGAAGCTGTCTGCGTGCCGACTGCCGTTTTAGCCATGATTTGAGCAGTCACATTTGCAA ATACTGGGTGGCAGGCAACTGTCTCGCTGGGAGCACTTGTATCTTCTCGCACGACCCGGCACACTTGGCCAACAGGCTTCATATCGATGGGTCGGATATACCTCCTACCCAGCACACCACGGTTAATCTGCAAGACTACAGCAGCTTCCCAGCGCTGCAGCCCGGCACTCCGGAGCAACTGCCTATCTTTGCGGCCGCTGGCAACTATCCGGCCCTCGGTGTTACGCCGCCCCCTGGGTTTAAAGGACACCATGGCTACGCTAACGACCGGCCGCGATCCCGGCCTGGAAGTCGCCATCAGCAAAAGGAGGCAACACAGCCTGTGCCCTCGCCGGATGATGCGGATGCTTTTCCTTCGCTCGGGGCTGCCCTTGCCAAGCAGGGTAAGAAGCACCATGGCAAGAGGGGTGGGCACGGTCACGGTCACAAGGAGAACTTTCCTCCTAGCACACTTGCCGATATCGTCAAGATGTCGCCATCCCCTACGCCTTCGCAGCAGTCCCGAAAGATGGCCCGCAATGGTAGTTCGACCAGCATTCGCAACGGCGAGAACAGCGCGGCCGCCCAAGCCATCCCAAATCCCAAGCATATTCCGTGGCTCGAGACGGGCGAGAAAGCCAACAAGGCCTATCTCAAGGCACGCCAGGAGGCTATCAAGCATGGTGGCCTCCGCAACAAGTTTCTCCAAAG TGCTGCTCAAGCCTGGAATCGTAACGATGCCAGAGCCGCCAAGGCACTCAGTCTCCGGGGACAGAGCGAGAACGACCTGATGCGGAGAGCTCACCGCGAGGCAGCCGACCAGCTGTACAAGGAGCGCAACAAGGATCGGGCCAACTGCCCAGAAATCTACGTGGACCTGCACGGGCTGCACCCcgaggaggcggtcgagTATCTGGAGAAGGTGCTCATGGAGAACATTTCCGAGGTCAGACCAATCTACGCCATCACAGGCACCggccaccacagcaaaaaTGGTAAGGACAAGGTTGGCAAGGCGGTCCGGAGCTTTTTGAACGAGTGGCGGTATGCCTACCGGGAGTTTTCTGTGCCGGGCGACCGCAACAGCACGGGCGGCATCTTGGGCATTGACGCGCGGAGCTGGGACCGGAGTCTCTCCAAGGACGGGGCGACGCATGCAAAGAaggatggcggcggtggtgaggggggagagaaggaggatgtggataTTCTTTCGCAGGGTGtcgagattggggagggcaAGGTCAAGCTTCTTGTTAGGGACACGTCGGTTGCCAAGGAGCCACCCAAGGGGCCGGCGAGGAGGTGA
- the TVP38_1 gene encoding Tlg2-vesicle protein (EggNog:ENOG503NVCI; COG:S), with translation MPGEEFPSFGPPSGGGGRIPSPTKNTFNHHHRLSLSTSSSPSPSLTSVPRITSNPTSPNLQNDLWQQQSQSRPPSTSFSSSRRLSTTRRRSNPYSSNPLLDTPQSFLQKATTTAITLSQSTLRLFLSLPRTQQLLVLLALSVLFSLGILFLVYSHTIFTSLAPLAASWKQSWLFLIVIFLLTCLTGFPPIIGYSTCVTITGFVYGFPHGWPIAATATVAGSTAAFVTSRGVLKGYVHNLVGKDKRFVALGQVLKKDGMVVLAMIRLCPLPYSLSNGFLATVGSISPVTFAGATALTTPKLLVHIFIGSRLALLAESGDKMTGFDKFVNYASMAVGAAVGMGVAWAVYKKTMQRAEELAGEDLEGGLLPEAGEEEERLVDPDEMDAAAADVLMDDDDISLWDNDSSGRTGQEQGYRDDVWEDAPELPRGFK, from the exons ATGCCAGGCGAAGAATTTCCCTCCTTCGGCCCCCCatcaggaggagggggacgaatcccctccccaaccaaaaacaccttcaaccaccaccatcgcctctccctctcaacctcctcctccccctctccatcactAACCTCCGTCCCGAGAatcacctccaacccaacctcccccaatctCCAAAACGACCTCTGGCAGCAACAATCCCAATCCcgacccccctccacctccttctcgtcctcccgCCGACTGAGCACCACCCGCCGCCGATCCAATCCctactcctccaaccccctcctcgacaccCCCCAGTCCTTCCTCCaaaaagcaacaacaacagcaatcaccctctcccaatccaccctccgcctctttctctccctcccccgaacCCAAcaactcctcgtcctcttaGCCCTCTCAGTCCTTTTCTCCCTAGGAATCCTCTTCCTAGTCTACTCCCACACaatcttcacctccctcgcccccctAGCCGCATCCTGGAAACAATCCTGGCTTTTCCTCATCGTAATATTCCTCCTCACATGCCTAACCGGCTTCCCCCCCATAATAGGCTACAGCACCTGCGTCACGATCACCGGTTTTGTCTATGGCTTCCCCCACGGCTGGCCCATCgccgcaacagcaacggtAGCCGGTTCGACTGCCGCTTTCGTCACCTCACGCGGCGTGTTAAAAGGCTATGTCCACAACCTGGTAGGAAAAGACAAACGATTCGTTGCGTTGGGGCAGGTGCTGAAAAAGGacgggatggtggtgctggcgatGATTAGGCTTTGTCCGTTGCCGTACTCGCTGTCGAATGGGTTTTTGGCTACGGTTGGGAGTATTAGTCCGGTTACTTTTGCTGGGGCTACTGCGCTCACGac ACCGAAATTGCTAGTCCACATTTTTATCGGCAGTCGGCTTGCCTTGTTGGCCGAGTCGGGGGATAAAATGACGGGGTTTGACAAGTTTGTGAATTATGCTTCTATGGCGgtgggggcggcggtgggcatGGGGGTTGCGTGGGCGGTTTATAAGAAGACGATGCAGAGGGCCGAGGAGCTTGCGGGAGAGGatctggagggggggttgctgccagaagctggagaagaagaggaaaggTTGGTCGATCCGGATGAGATGGATGCTGCGGCGGCTGATGTGctgatggatgatgatgatattaGCTTGTGGGATAATGATAGTTCGGGGAGAACGGGACAGGAGCAAGGGTATAGGGATGATGTTTGGGAGGATGCGCCTGAGTTGCCGAGGGGGTTTaagtga